The following proteins come from a genomic window of Montipora foliosa isolate CH-2021 chromosome 2, ASM3666993v2, whole genome shotgun sequence:
- the LOC137993676 gene encoding proline and serine-rich protein 1-like has protein sequence MDPISFGIVKREVQRLPFKDDKVNAIAFAQGLFYAEQVAELMREFSYDDGRLKGLQACIGKMLPATCVGIIPLLRAFSFDNNKVSALELVAAQVTDPLNFVVFNEVFPYINERNRVGIIMQRRSTMGPPQTPIMVNPGVAGNPYPYGRPKPSVDPNDPLYRVADKAVTGAVNVVGGACGMLFGRPQQRGVVVQRPAVVTYQTTSYVTPPGAGQQVLHVPPGATVTTVTPPASYPQQAYPIGTYPMAQPPPYHPQGGYSAQPQWK, from the coding sequence ATGGATCCTATATCTTTCGGAATCGTTAAGAGGGAAGTCCAGCGTCTGCCCTTCAAGGACGACAAAGTGAATGCAATCGCTTTTGCTCAAGGACTTTTTTATGCCGAGCAAGTCGCAGAGTTGATGAGGGAGTTCAGTTACGACGACGGCCGATTGAAAGGACTTCAAGCCTGTATTGGGAAGATGCTTCCTGCGACCTGCGTTGGGATAATTCCATTACTGAGAGCTTTCTCGTTCGACAACAATAAGGTTTCAGCACTCGAGCTAGTTGCAGCGCAGGTCACAGATCCACTGAACTTCGTTGTATTCAATGAGGTCTTCCCGTATATCAACGAACGCAATCGTGTTGGAATCATCATGCAAAGAAGATCCACCATGGGGCCTCCCCAGACGCCTATAATGGTCAATCCAGGTGTTGCAGGAAATCCTTATCCGTATGGAAGACCCAAACCCTCCGTCGATCCCAATGATCCATTATACAGGGTTGCCGATAAAGCTGTTACTGGTGCGGTTAATGTTGTGGGAGGTGCGTGTGGTATGTTGTTTGGCCGCCCACAGCAAAGAGGGGTTGTTGTCCAACGTCCAGCAGTAGTGACCTATCAGACAACCTCATATGTGACACCTCCAGGTGCTGGCCAGCAAGTTTTGCATGTCCCTCCTGGTGCCACAGTTACCACTGTCACTCCACCTGCATCATACCCACAACAGGCATATCCAATAGGAACCTACCCAATGGCACAGCCACCACCCTACCATCCTCAAGGAGGCTACTCAGCACAGCCTCAGTGGAAGTAA
- the LOC137993677 gene encoding V-type proton ATPase subunit G-like yields MTWSHSIFKMASQSQGIQQLLQAEKKAETMVSDARKRKTQKLKRAKEEAQAEIRSYKEEREKQFKEYQREHMGSKDDFKAKVDEQTMVQLNEIGESVEKNKEKVIDRLLNLVYDIKPELHQNLRT; encoded by the exons ATGACTTGGAGTCACTCgattttcaagatggcgtcacAATCACAAGGAATACAGCAACTGTTACAGGCTGAGAAAAAGGCCGAAACTATGGTGTCTGATGCTCGAAAAC GTAAGACGCAAAAACTGAAGAGAGCAAAAGAGGAGGCACAGGCTGAAATAAGGAGTTACAAGGAAGAACGAGAGAAGCAGTTTAAAGAGTATCAGAGAGAA CACATGGGGTCCAAAgatgattttaaagcaaaagttGACGAGCAGACAATGGTGCAGTTGAATGAAATTGGTGAAAGTGTtgagaaaaacaaggaaaaagtgATAGACAGGCTCCTGAATTTGGTTTATGACATTAAACCAGAACTTCACCAGAATCTGAGGACATAG